Proteins encoded together in one Festucalex cinctus isolate MCC-2025b chromosome 8, RoL_Fcin_1.0, whole genome shotgun sequence window:
- the srsf3b gene encoding serine/arginine-rich splicing factor 3b isoform X2, with protein MHRECPLDCKVYVGNLGNNGNKTELERSFSYYGPLRSVWVARNPPGFAFVEFEDPRDATDAVRELDGRTLCGCRVRVELSNGEKRSRSRGAPPSWSRRPRDRDDYRRRSPPARRRATTMPLLTTLRVNQLVLFQHHVTADHRASISLTGAVT; from the exons ATGCACCGTGAATGTCCACTTGACTGCAAGGTTTATGTCGGAAATCTGGGCAACAATGGAAACAAGACCGAGTTAGAAAGATCATTCAGCTACTATGGGCCTCTCCGCAGTGTGTGGGTGGCCAGGAACCCCCCAGGCTTTGCCTTTGTAGAATTTGAAGACCCCAGAGATGCTACTGATGCCGTGCGAGAGCTTGATGGGAG AACATTGTGTGGTTGCCGTGTGCGAGTAGAACTGTCCAATGGGGAGAAGCGCAGTCGCTCCCGTGGGGCCCCACCTTCATGGAGCAGGCGCCCCCGAGACCGAGATGATTACAGGCGGCGTAGTCCACCAGCAAGGCGAAG AGCCACCACCATGCCTCTTCTCACCACCCTCAGAGTCAATCAACTAGTCCTCTTTCAGCATCATGTGACTGCTGACCATCGTGCCTCAATCAGCTTGACTGGTGCTGTCACATGA